A genome region from Mugil cephalus isolate CIBA_MC_2020 chromosome 13, CIBA_Mcephalus_1.1, whole genome shotgun sequence includes the following:
- the LOC125018921 gene encoding proteoglycan 4-like isoform X7 has translation MWTLLFLCSVLITHGPQVAPQETEVPEGHSCRNNCGGFTGSCYCDQDCQQNGDCCPDYNYYCSPTTVAPETTTPWITVAPEGTTTTVAPEVTTTTVAPEETEVPPGHSCRNNCGGFTGSCYCDQDCQQNGDCCPDYNYYCSPTTVAPETTTPWITVAPEGTTTTASSCRHNCGGFTGSCYCDQACQQNGDCCPDYSYYCSPTTVAPATTTPWTTVAPQVTTTTGM, from the exons ATGTGGACtctcttgtttctttgcagTGTGCTCATCACACATGGGCCTCAAG ttgccccaCAAGAGACAGAAGTGCCTGAAG gaCACTCATGTCGTAACAACTGTGGCGGTTTCACGGGAAGCTGCTACTGCGATCAAGATTGTCAACAAAATGGCGACTGTTGCCCTGACTATAACT ATTACTGCTCACCAACCACAG ttgccccggaaacaacaacaccatggatcacag ttgccccagaaggaacaacaactacag TTGCCCCagaagtaacaacaactacag ttgccccagaagAGACAGAAGTGCCCCCAG gaCACTCATGTCGTAACAACTGTGGCGGTTTCACGGGAAGCTGCTACTGCGATCAAGATTGTCAACAAAATGGCGACTGTTGCCCTGACTATAACT ATTACTGCTCACCAACCACAG ttgccccggaaacaacaacaccatggatcacag ttgccccagaaggaacaacaactacag catCCTCATGTCGTCACAACTGTGGCGGTTTCACGGGAAGCTGCTACTGCGATCAAGCTTGTCAACAAAATGGCGACTGTTGCCCTGACTATAGCT ATTACTGCTCACCAACCACAG ttgccccggcaacaacaacaccatGGACTACAG ttgccccacaagtaacaacaactacaggtatgtaa
- the LOC125018921 gene encoding cell wall protein AWA1-like isoform X1, with amino-acid sequence MWTLLFLCSVLITHGPQVAPQETEVPEGHSCRNNCGGFTGSCYCDQDCQQNGDCCPDYNYYCSPTTVAPETTTPWITVAPEGTTTTASSCRHNCGGFTGSCYCDQACQQNGDCCPDYSYYCSPTTVAPETTTTTVAPEVTTTTVAPEETEVPPGHSCRNNCGGFTGSCYCDQDCQQNGDCCPDYNYYCSPTTVAPETTTPWITVAPEGTTTTASSCRHNCGGFTGSCYCDQACQQNGDCCPDYSYYCSPTTVAPATTTPWTTVAPQVTTTTGM; translated from the exons ATGTGGACtctcttgtttctttgcagTGTGCTCATCACACATGGGCCTCAAG ttgccccaCAAGAGACAGAAGTGCCTGAAG gaCACTCATGTCGTAACAACTGTGGCGGTTTCACGGGAAGCTGCTACTGCGATCAAGATTGTCAACAAAATGGCGACTGTTGCCCTGACTATAACT ATTACTGCTCACCAACCACAG ttgccccggaaacaacaacaccatggatcacag ttgccccagaaggaacaacaactacag catCCTCATGTCGTCACAACTGTGGCGGTTTCACGGGAAGCTGCTACTGCGATCAAGCTTGTCAACAAAATGGCGACTGTTGCCCTGACTATAGCT ATTACTGCTCACCAACCACAG TTGCCccggaaacaacaacaactacag TTGCCCCagaagtaacaacaactacag ttgccccagaagAGACAGAAGTGCCCCCAG gaCACTCATGTCGTAACAACTGTGGCGGTTTCACGGGAAGCTGCTACTGCGATCAAGATTGTCAACAAAATGGCGACTGTTGCCCTGACTATAACT ATTACTGCTCACCAACCACAG ttgccccggaaacaacaacaccatggatcacag ttgccccagaaggaacaacaactacag catCCTCATGTCGTCACAACTGTGGCGGTTTCACGGGAAGCTGCTACTGCGATCAAGCTTGTCAACAAAATGGCGACTGTTGCCCTGACTATAGCT ATTACTGCTCACCAACCACAG ttgccccggcaacaacaacaccatGGACTACAG ttgccccacaagtaacaacaactacaggtatgtaa
- the LOC125018921 gene encoding uncharacterized protein LOC125018921 isoform X10 — MGLKLPHKRQKCLKDTHVVTTVAVSREAATAIKIVNKMATVALTITITAHQPQLPRKQQHHGSQLPQKEQQLQHPHVVTTVAVSREAATAIKLVNKMATVALTIAITAHQPQLPRKQQHHGSQLPQKEQQLQHPHVVTTVAVSREAATAIKLVNKMATVALTIAITAHQPQLPRQQQHHGLQLPHK; from the exons ATGGGCCTCAAG ttgccccaCAAGAGACAGAAGTGCCTGAAG gaCACTCATGTCGTAACAACTGTGGCGGTTTCACGGGAAGCTGCTACTGCGATCAAGATTGTCAACAAAATGGCGACTGTTGCCCTGACTATAACT ATTACTGCTCACCAACCACAG ttgccccggaaacaacaacaccatggatcacag ttgccccagaaggaacaacaactacag catCCTCATGTCGTCACAACTGTGGCGGTTTCACGGGAAGCTGCTACTGCGATCAAGCTTGTCAACAAAATGGCGACTGTTGCCCTGACTATAGCT ATTACTGCTCACCAACCACAG ttgccccggaaacaacaacaccatggatcacag ttgccccagaaggaacaacaactacag catCCTCATGTCGTCACAACTGTGGCGGTTTCACGGGAAGCTGCTACTGCGATCAAGCTTGTCAACAAAATGGCGACTGTTGCCCTGACTATAGCT ATTACTGCTCACCAACCACAG ttgccccggcaacaacaacaccatGGACTACAG ttgccccacaagtaa
- the LOC125018921 gene encoding uncharacterized protein LOC125018921 isoform X9 produces MGLKLPHKRQKCLKDTHVVTTVAVSREAATAIKIVNKMATVALTITITAHQPQLPRKQQHHGSQLPQKEQQLQLPQKQQQLQLPQKRQKCPQDTHVVTTVAVSREAATAIKIVNKMATVALTITITAHQPQLPRKQQHHGSQLPQKEQQLQHPHVVTTVAVSREAATAIKLVNKMATVALTIAITAHQPQLPRQQQHHGLQLPHK; encoded by the exons ATGGGCCTCAAG ttgccccaCAAGAGACAGAAGTGCCTGAAG gaCACTCATGTCGTAACAACTGTGGCGGTTTCACGGGAAGCTGCTACTGCGATCAAGATTGTCAACAAAATGGCGACTGTTGCCCTGACTATAACT ATTACTGCTCACCAACCACAG ttgccccggaaacaacaacaccatggatcacag ttgccccagaaggaacaacaactacag ttgccccagaagcaacaacaactacag ttgccccagaagAGACAGAAGTGCCCCCAG gaCACTCATGTCGTAACAACTGTGGCGGTTTCACGGGAAGCTGCTACTGCGATCAAGATTGTCAACAAAATGGCGACTGTTGCCCTGACTATAACT ATTACTGCTCACCAACCACAG ttgccccggaaacaacaacaccatggatcacag ttgccccagaaggaacaacaactacag catCCTCATGTCGTCACAACTGTGGCGGTTTCACGGGAAGCTGCTACTGCGATCAAGCTTGTCAACAAAATGGCGACTGTTGCCCTGACTATAGCT ATTACTGCTCACCAACCACAG ttgccccggcaacaacaacaccatGGACTACAG ttgccccacaagtaa
- the LOC125018921 gene encoding uncharacterized protein LOC125018921 isoform X4, giving the protein MGLKLPHKRQKCLKDTHVVTTVAVSREAATAIKIVNKMATVALTITITAHQPQLPRKQQHHGSQLPQKEQQLQHPHVVTTVAVSREAATAIKLVNKMATVALTIAITAHQPQLPRKQQQLQLPQKRQKCPQDTHVVTTVAVSREAATAIKIVNKMATVALTITITAHQPQLPRKQQHHGSQLPQKEQQLQHPHVVTTVAVSREAATAIKLVNKMATVALTIAITAHQPQLPRQQQHHGLQLPHK; this is encoded by the exons ATGGGCCTCAAG ttgccccaCAAGAGACAGAAGTGCCTGAAG gaCACTCATGTCGTAACAACTGTGGCGGTTTCACGGGAAGCTGCTACTGCGATCAAGATTGTCAACAAAATGGCGACTGTTGCCCTGACTATAACT ATTACTGCTCACCAACCACAG ttgccccggaaacaacaacaccatggatcacag ttgccccagaaggaacaacaactacag catCCTCATGTCGTCACAACTGTGGCGGTTTCACGGGAAGCTGCTACTGCGATCAAGCTTGTCAACAAAATGGCGACTGTTGCCCTGACTATAGCT ATTACTGCTCACCAACCACAG TTGCCccggaaacaacaacaactacag ttgccccagaagAGACAGAAGTGCCCCCAG gaCACTCATGTCGTAACAACTGTGGCGGTTTCACGGGAAGCTGCTACTGCGATCAAGATTGTCAACAAAATGGCGACTGTTGCCCTGACTATAACT ATTACTGCTCACCAACCACAG ttgccccggaaacaacaacaccatggatcacag ttgccccagaaggaacaacaactacag catCCTCATGTCGTCACAACTGTGGCGGTTTCACGGGAAGCTGCTACTGCGATCAAGCTTGTCAACAAAATGGCGACTGTTGCCCTGACTATAGCT ATTACTGCTCACCAACCACAG ttgccccggcaacaacaacaccatGGACTACAG ttgccccacaagtaa